The genomic DNA CAGGAggtggcagcaggaggaggaggaggaggaagaggaggggggtttatgagggagagagagaggcgacAGCGTTTTGTACccacaccagcaccaccagcaaaagcagcagcagcaacgaACCCTGCACTCCCTCCATGTGCCCAGTGAATGGTCTGATCGAGGGGAGATGAGGTGAGAGTTACggggggggaggaaggaggacacGTGAGGCTGACCAGGGCAGAACGAGCAATAGAGAAAGAATGAAACGCACGGGTGTTTTCCGGCTGTGATTCCCAAACCAAGCGTGAAGAACACGGACACACTCTCGGCCACAATGAAGGGTTTCTTGTCGAGGTGGAGGGAGAATAAATGGGGGCGATCGGGCACACTGCACGTAGAAAGCACCTTCACTTTCCTCCAGACGGCCGGGGGTCCCCCgcagggctgcagctgatgacTGAGATggcagaaaatggtgaaaaacatTGATCAATTTCCCGAGATGACGgcctcaaatgtcttgttttgtccaaagaCAGTCAGTTTACTCTCACAGAAGAAACCAGATGTTCACACTTTAGCAGCCAGAATCTGAGAATTGTGACTTAAAACCAACTAATCGTTTATCAAAATAGATGTCAATTCCTTCAATAGATGACAAATAATCGATGGATCATGCAGCTCTGCTCCCCCGAGGCCTCAAATCCACTTGATTCTTGAGACAATGCaacatttgtgcagtttttcctccagcctgaagtttcagtttcatttatcTCAGCAGCACCAGGTTCAACCATCGCTGTACGAGAGTGATGTTCCACATTTAGATCGTCTGGCCCCACATCTCACAGGTCACTTCTGAATCCCTGATTGTTTGTGTGCGGCAGAGCAGATGATCCAGCCAAACCTCAGCGCCTGGAACTGTCAAACCCTCCCAGACAGAGAGGATGCCAGAGGGCTGGCATCTGGCCGTGTGGACAACTTCAAACATGTTGCATGGCCCAGAATATGTAGTCATGCAGGTGAAGACAGTTACAACACATGCAAGACCGACGCAGGCGCAAGACAGGCCGTGGACCGGAGTGAGATTTGACAAAGAATGTCAGAAAAGCTCCAGTTCAGGGTTGAGACACTCTGTAACCATAATTATCCTCAGCTTGGACCAGGGACAAAATACCACAGCACTGTGTTTAAGTTGACAGCCAGACATGAGTGCACCCCAGTTCCTATAAAGAATTTggaaacacactgcaaaaaatatccCCAAACCTTCAAGGGCTGCGCACTTTAAAGCCATCcgacaaacactgcagcaccaTGAGGTTGATTTAATTCAAAGCTTCAGCTGAGTAAAGGCACAATGCACAACAAATGTCTCATTCAGAGGAGGCATGATTGTTCAGAGTCACCTCATTAAATGTGTTCCCGGCGCCGCTGAGGGGCCCGCAGCTCATCTCTGGATCATTTAAAGACGAAACTTGGTGCAGTTTGTTAACAGGTTGGTTCATCTTCACAGCGCCCCAAAGACCTCAGCAGCCCCTCAGCGCGGCCGCCTGCAGACTCAGCGGGCTGCAGCCAAACTTTCTACATTCAGAGCGCAATCTGAGCCTTCGAAgttcagtcatgtttctgtgaTCGAGCGGAAACgactgaaaacaaaccaaacaacaagcaaacaaagaacagaCGGAACTTACTTCACGCAGGCCTCCCGTGTCTCCTCAGACTGCGCTCCAAAATCACTACTTCAGAAGCAGATCCATCGAACCTGGTCACGAGTCGAGTTGCAGATTCTATACATGTATTTCCGGTGGaagccttcaaaataaaatctagCCGCATGGACGTATTGTGCGCGTCCCCGTTAAATCCCAGACATAAAGTTCACCCAGACAGCTCATTTAAAGAGAATTATTATGTTTATGGCTACTGCTACttgatactactactactactactactactactactacattATAGCAAGTACTAAATATAAGAAGGAAATGTGATTAAGTATTAAAATTACAACGTGTTGGCAATAACAAGGCTGTAACACACTGAATTCATAATCTGGTTTAAAAAAGAAGCGAAGTATTCATCGGAAAATACGTTCAGAAATTATTTACTATTAAATTTCACTTTTAGGATCAGTTACGTATCCTCTACTCAAGACACAGCAAGCTTCAAATCTCACGAGTTTCACTCCATATTTCGGCCCAATCTAATAAATAATCTCTCCTAAATGTGGTCACTCTACTCTTCTCAACAGATTAACGTTCACCTCTTTTATAATATAATTGATTTTAATTTGAAGCGTGAAACACAAAATTTCCGGCACTCATCTTGCTACGTCTCTGTAACTTGACCCTTTTCTACGAGACTGGGGCGGCTCTGACGTCACTTCTTCACCATAGTCATGCATTTTGGGTAGAGATCAATTAATGACGGAACAGAACGATCCCAGAAAAATCTCACGGTGAGTTTGCAGATTTAAGGGgcgaagaagaaaagaagaaaagaagaagaagaaaaggaaaaccaaGCGTGATGCAGCCTGTTTGTTTATTGacctttcagcagcagaaacatcacTGAACATCTTAAGTTTAGAAATCTAAAGAGGTTTTACACCAAAAAGAGTCTGAGCTCCACACGGTCGGCAGCACGGTCCATCTGTCAAACATCTGCAGTCACTGACGCTgtggaaaatatttttctgtctgaaaataTAAGTAATTCTTGATGGCAGTTAAGACTGAGGGTACTGAATTATTAATGAGGACGAAACCTGGAGGTGGTGAAGTGTTGCCTGTCTTGTTTTTCCATGTCTCGTCAGAAGTCGTTCCAGTTTGTGCACAGCTCCGCTGAGCCTTCGCTGTAATGACCACACGTGCTGCTGTCCAGAGGCTGCTTAGCCTGCAAGACAAAGAACAGGTAGATCTGCTCATTGCAACAAGAGTTAGCGCAAAACTAAAAGCAATGAGCCACCTGAACGCATCTTACTTTGGGAACAAACGGAGGGGTTAGTGTGCCTTTACAGAGTCCGTCCCAGTTGAATCCCTCAAACcatctgaatgaaaacagaacatcaCATCCTGTGAAACCACGCTTCCTCGCACAGGCCTCAGTATGACTCTCCAGTGTAATAAATCTGTCGCCTCACTTGTGTTTCTGGATGTCCTTGGCCCCGTTCCTCTGGCTGCCCAGTCTCTCTGAGGGATTGCTCCTGGGTGATGGAAAGCAAACAagaatacacacataaacaaactatGAGTTAATAATCAGATTCTGTCACTGGAGAGGTGGTGTTACAGCGCAGGTCGCATCCAGTACACCTGCACCATCTCTTAATCTGCTCCTattggtttgtgtgtgcagtggcgGGTGGATGAGGGATGTTTCTGGGCAACACCTGCACAGTTTCTTTATGAGACTGGCGGCACTTCTGCTGATGGTTTTTGGGAAGTCGATCTGATCGATGCCACGAATGGTTGCAGTGAGAATCATCATCGGGTCAGGGCCGCTGAAAGGGAGGCTGGAGAGGAAAACATGAGGCTGTCACCATCACTCCAGCCGATGCAGCTGGAGGAATGAGCTTAAAAAAGGTAAAACTTACCTGTTGCTCAGaagctcaaacacaaacacgcccAGTGACCAGAGGTCTGCAGATACACTGTGGCCTTTGTTTAAGATGATTTCAGGTGCCATGTAGCCCAGTGTGCCGCAGAACGTCCAGGTTTTCTTCCCCACTTCGACCCTCTTCAGACACCTGGAGCCAATCTACAAAAGGCACACATCAGTCCATTCAATGTACGATTACTCAAAATGTGGATTCCAGTTGTACTGCAGTACCAGTTTGGCGTAGCCACGCTCATCCAGAACCACGTTTTCAGGCGTGACATCTCTATAGACAACACCGCGGCGGTGAAGAAAGTCCAAGGCCTCAACTACACAAGCTGTGTAGAACCTGGTGCTGCATTCGTCCAAATATCCCCTGAAACAGTGCAGAGAAGCGCTGATTTAAGCATCACAGTGAACAAAACACATGTGTGATGTAGACAGATGTGAGACATCAAACCCTGGTCAGCCTTAAAATTGCACTGTGATGAAAGTCCGGCTGAAAGCACATCGGAGGGACTATAAATATTCTATCAGTGCAATgacaaaaatgctaattttctTTCGCCCAAAAATTCTTACTTATCTTTGAGCAGACCGCAGAgatccccaccaagaccagctTCTGTCAAAATGTACAGGCACTCCGCACCTCTGAAGGCTTTATGCAGCCTGTGAtgaataaaaatacagcaaaatgtTAAAGATATGTGCTAATTAAAGCAATCCTGGTCAGACGACTGCTGACGAACAGACACCTGACAATGAATGGACAGCGAGTCTCCGTCAGGATGCGCCCTTCTCTCAGGATGTGCTCCCTTTGCCCGCTGTTGAGGATCAGCCTTTTTTTAAGGACCCTCATGGCAAAAAGACACTTGATGTCGCTCTTTAATTGCACCTGACAGAGGTGGAGAGCGGCAGATTACATTATAGAAACATGGAATCTCAATCTGTGTCAATGTGCGTGAGCTGCTATGCCCTCACCAGGTCTACGTGACCAAACTCTCCAGCTGCTAGAGTGCAGATAATCTGGAAATCACTCAAGGTGGTCGATGAGAGGAGGTCAGGATCTTTGTCTGAGCTGGAGAGGAAACCAGAAGTGAGTTTAGACAGTTCCATGTTTTCTACTGGAGCAAATGACATGTAATTATTGCAGAGATTGGTGTTGTATTGCTTCTTACTCGCTTTCAGGTTCATGGCTTTGCTGCACCTCGTGACTGCAGTCAAATACCAACCCTCCAATGACGTCTTTGAAGgtcctgaaacacagaaacatatgaATATTCTCCAGAGAAGCCCATCAAATTGATTTAATGTGGCTGCATTTTCTATGCAGTGAATTTTATTAACACAAAATACTCCCCACTTACTCCCTGTCTATGACCGAGCACGTAACTTCACCAGCAGCGATCACATTCGCGGTCCGAACATCCTCTCTGAAGACGGAGAAAATGTCAGATCACACAAAATGCGAATGAAGACAATCACCGATATCATGCAGGCACAACTGACATAAAAGCTCCTCTGCATAATTTCCCGTGAAAGTTCCTCCTTACCCCCACAGAGCTTTTTCTCCAAACCACTGTCTCTCAGAGAGCCTGGAGAGGATGATCTGCTCCTCGTGGCCCGGCTTCTTTTCTGTCACCTTCACCTGGAAAAtccaagagagagagaggtaatgAACGAGAGGTAATGGTGGGGAACAATGTGGAGAAAAGCCAGAGTCAATTATCGCCATCATAGTGCAATTTCTAAAACTCTGCTGACATTTTGTCCTCCGCAATCTAAAAACCTTTTTCTCTGAAAGCCTCATTTCATCTGTGCAGCGGGCAGAGAGCGTGAAACTTTACCTGGCCTTTGCTAATGATATAAAAGGTGTCTCCCGTGGCCCCTTGTCGAATGATGTAGTCACCTTCGTCGTAGCGTGTCTGCGGAACATAAATGGCAGATAGAAGAGCAAAACaaggatgaaaagaggaaagaaaaggaagagctCTCTTACAGATGAGGGCCTGTAACAATGGAGGATTACCACTGATTCTGTTTGTTTACTGATGCAACACAAGGAGGgctgaaaatagaaaatacagaGGGAGCGCCTGTAAACAATCATGTTTACACGCGTTCTGTCTGCAGTGATGGGTACACAATGCCCCGTGCTTCAGACTGGAGGTCATTAATCTGTACCTCCTCCATGAGATCAGACATTTTCATGATGGCGTCCTCTGGTAGAGACTGCAGGAAGGGAACGCTGCGGACACACAGGTACAAAGAAAGCACATCACCCACAGCGATGGGGGCTGAAAAGTAATGTTTAAACAGTTTCTGGGTGCCTAAGCATATTTAGAAACACATCACAGGACTGTTGAGATACTGAACAGTGTTAAATGTGCCACTGTGGTGGCTGACAAACAACACGACCCTGGTGATACTGTGCTGAAGGCACCAGAATACAAAGCAGCTTTCTCTGCCCGCTCCACGTCAAATCAAGAGTATCGGGCCGATGTTCACCTGCTAAGCAGCTCCATTGAATGAGAAAGGCTGTTGAGGCCACTCTGCATAAGTATGGTCTGGTAGCTCTTGCGGTCAATAACCCACAGCTTGCTGTCCGTTTGTGCTGCAGATcaaaagacagaggcagaggaagtgATGAAGGCTGTGTCGGTGACACTGGAGCTCAGGTGGAAACACAATCAAGAAGTATTGGAGCAGCTCCCAAATAAAGTTGTAGTGTGTGATGGATGCGCAGTGCGGGATCAGCTTACAGCCTGAAGAGCACTCAATTAGAAATGCTCATCATgtagaataaaaagaaacataagTGCTTATTTTCCGTACAGAGAGGGACTTTTAATATAGATCTAATCTGATTTCCTTACACTCTTCCTTTATAATAGAGCTTGAAAGTGGCTGttggaaatgaaaaattacCCATCTGGTTGGTTAAGTGAAGCTTCCTGCAAATGGAAGATGACAGTCTAATTAGATCCACTATCTGATAATGTGGAGCCCTGATATCTCAATTCCACCCTTTGGATAGACTCCTTCACTTTTCACTTTAGCACCATATGATAAATCTGAGTACGACATGCAATTCAGGGCTTTATTTGGAAGgcatgtgcatttttttaatttgtcaaaaTTAAGTAAAACATTGCTCTTAAAGGAGGACTTTCTGGCAGCATATCATTTGCCACCCTGAACGCCCCTGATGTGACAATGACGTCTTGTTTTCAGCAGCACCTGAGACCACATGAGCACAAACCTTATTGATGGTCTCAGGTGGCAGCAGTGAAAAGAAACAGTCATTTCAGGTCAGGACGGAGAGATAAAAACAGATCCAAGAGCAGGGCTGACAGAAATGGACGTGGAACGAAAGGACAGCAGACCGCCGACATCAGCTGAGCATTGTTACCAGAGAGCAGACATATAGCAAATTGGAAAGGCTGCTGGTcgcaagattaaaaaaaagcagcaaaagaaaaagagcgGGTGAGATGATTAGGGACCAAACAAGgcaaataaacagattttttcaATTTAAACTGATCCTGGCCGTTTCCACAGCCTATTTATTTGTGAAAGCAGGTCAGATGTGCTGAGAAAGTTTTCCCACAAGGCCCCCGATCAGATACTGGAAGGAAACGGCCGTGCTATTTCCTAAAGAAAATCACTAATTCTTTACACCAGAAATGCATATTTGTTAGATTCCAATCAGCAGAACAGTGACTTGAACACATAATTATTTCAGAGAATGCTATCTGTAAAAATCCAGCTAATGCATGTTGGATTGCAGGGAGGAGACgaggcaggcagacagctgGGGGatgcagcaaagaagaaaatgttttaaattcCTCACATCTCTGAGAAAAACCTTTGAAGATGTGGTGTTGTTTAAGATCTCAAAAGGTCTTTGATTTTAAATTCAACAGACGCTTTCTGTCTAAGACCACAGCCAGAAATCTGCCTGCTTGTGATATTCTCTTAAACAGGAATTATTTATATTGCCACCAAATCCAAATTAATTACGCTGAAGCTCCACCAGTGCTTCTGTGGGGATGATCTCCAGTGATATCTGCATGCGCACACGGACGCGAGAATCCAACACAATGCTGCGATACCTGTGACAGAGTAGGCGTGGGTGCAGTTGTAGAGGAGAGCCAGCTCTCCAAACATGTCTTCTGGCTCAATGGTGAGAAGCTTCAACCCATCTTTTGTCACCTCCAGCTTCCCTTCTGTTAATGAACACACAGCCAGTGAAGAAATACAGCACGCACATAATAAgcagagctgtttttgtgtcagGAAATGAAGGTATTCTGTCAAGGACCTTCAGATGACTGAGGCGTACTGTACAAACAACAGATCCGCAATCATCCCTGAGCCAGCCAAGGCCACCACCTCCCGCTGGCTGGGATGACAGGAGAAAAATGGGTAGCAGCCGCTCTCCATTATATTACAAAGAGATTCCTGAGGACAATCAAGCACTGATGAACTCTGCGACCGGCCTGTCTTTTGTATCAGGCTGACATTTCAACACAAAGCACCGATGTGGGTCACCTGTGTCTCCCCACagtgcctcctcttctcctgctcaAACATGCAGCACTCACATCActgtgtttgagagcagtgTCGCATTGCTATCTGATGGGACTGCGAGCCAAGCGTGAGAAAATTGATAAACAAAGATATGATAGATCTAATCATTTCATCAGGCTGTTCCCAAGCACCTGTCATCTCAAGGAAACATTAATGAGTATCCTCAAGCATGATTAATGTCAGCGATTGTAAGAAGCGAATGATTTACCTTCTAAAACGTAAGCCTGAGCCCCGCTGGTCCCCTCCTGAATGACATAGCAGCCTTGACTGATGGGGGTGGAGTGCATGCAGGCTATGATGGCTCTGATTTCTCCTTCGTCAAGGTTCTTCAACAAGTCATTTTTCAGAAACGCTGCCTGAATCAGCTGCTGAGACCTGAGGGTGTGAAGGCAGGATGCTGATGTAACACTTAAGGGTAAGTTATTAAACGCCCTGAATGCTGTGTCACATGCTGTGTTTGAAATTGATTAGAAGTATTTATTGATTGTGAGTCATGCTGAAAGTGCTCGGCGAGCCTTGAACATCTGAGAGACAGATTTTTCAGTGAGAGCAGGTGGGAACACTGTGCTCTTACTCCTGGCTTTTGTCACAGCTTCTGTGTGAAACCATGGCCAGAGTCACGGGGTCCAGGGTGAAGGGCTCAGAAATCACTGTTTTCCTTTTGctcctctgtttgtcctcaATCTGAGCTGAGCATGCTAgaggaaagcacacacacacacactgtaataagTCAGATTATATGTGCGGATGCATTAGCATATGATGGAAAAAAGCACCGGGGTCTCTACCTGCGCTGGCTGCAGAGGGTCCTGGGAGGGAGACGGTGGCTCTGTAGCGATCCAGTTCTTCCTGCAGCCTTCGAATGAGTTCATCCTTCGTGTCCAACTCCAGCTCTAACTCATCTATCAGTGTGTCTCTCTGGCGAAGCTCCTCAATCTTAAGCTGCAGGGCAAACTGGAGGTCCCGAAGTGTGCCCATTACCTGCAGACATCAGGTGACAACACATTAACAAAATCTCCTCCcacaaacatgcattttttCCACCAAACAGCCTTCAGCTTAGAAAAGCATAAGTGACCTTAAGTCATTATTGAACCACACCAGTGTAATTGGGCTCtaaatattgtgcttttctttgtgcGCTCTGCAGTCTGCTCAGTGGTCGGACTGAATAGGTTTCAACTGTGATTTGTCATTCCATTATATGTTCAGCTAATATTCTGGGATCCAATTTCAACAGCGCTAATCCTCAGCTAACCTTCCATTTCTATTCTGAACTTCTGAGGATAGCTTTGCTAAAGCAGCACGCCTGTTAATTCCAGCTTGTTAAGGATGTAACTGTGCACTCGACACTAAAACAGTGACTGGTGATTTCTTATATTCTTATTTAAATGTTGCTCAGaggtgtctttgtttttctgtcctttcaATTGAACCACTGTGGAGTATTTTTGCAAACCCTTCCTACACACTAGCATCTATATCTAAAGAGGACCTTCAACAACCTAAATACTTGAGAGACCATTCAGACTTGTAGAATAGCCCTCTCAGTCATGTGACTGCACTGAATCAAACCTTTGTGGCAGGTGACTCCAAACTTACATAGAGCGGGTCCAGTTACACCACATGTACAATTTCTCCTTTTGTTACAATCTCAGCTCTTCACTCAAAGCTTTGCAGCCGTTCTCCAGTTGCATCTCTTCCTGTGATTACCTATATTAATaccattaatattaataatataaatGGGTAATCAATAAGGTATAATGACTTCTACTTAGACTAGAGCATGCAGGAGAGTTTGCTGTGTGcttcatagatagatagatagatagatagatagatagatagatagatagatagatagatagatagatagatagatagatagatagatagatagatagatagatagatagatagatagatagatgacaTTCCTCTTGAACAGGCTGAATAGGACAAAAACATCCAATGACACAGCTCCCCATGCAATAGAAAAGAAGACTATATatctgtctttgctctgtgaGCTTGCAGTACTTCTTGCAGTACTTGGTTTCCAGTGGTAGCGTACATGTACAAATGCATTATAGATACAATATGCTTACGCAGCCCCTGTATTTGtctatttttgtctttcatccTAATGGTAAAATGTACTAAAAATGATGAGATAAGAGAGATAAAGGGCAAGAAAGTAGTGGTGCTACAGTAATGGCAAAGAGATAAACCACTACAAATTAAGAAAGGGTCAATACAGACTCTTTATTAAgtaacacacactttctgtccctgcaaaaataaaatatagatgTTTTCATAGTGGGTCACAAGCCTGCCTGGAGCCATATGCACCGTAAATAGCCTTAATAAATTAATGAGTTGGTAAAATGTGACAGCAGCGTTTTTATGTTTCTAATAGACTGTTTGGAAACACAGATGCATGCTCTGTCCTGCAAAATATATCCCTGTGCTGTAtttctcatcacacacacacacacgcacaaagatCACTTACCACATGCAGCCTGTCTGGCGCTGTGAAAGTCGTCCTCACTTGTCCTGAATaggtctgtctgtgtttggcaGCAGACGGTCCATTCGACAGGTGCAGATCTCTTCTATAAACGCCCAAGTGAAAGATGCTCCTCTCCTGCTCGGGGCTGGCCAGGGCTGGGCACAGTCGGCAGGCAATCACATGACCAAGACAGCGGAGACCATCCGGGAGGCTGTAATGAG from Chaetodon trifascialis isolate fChaTrf1 chromosome 6, fChaTrf1.hap1, whole genome shotgun sequence includes the following:
- the prkg1l gene encoding cGMP-dependent protein kinase 1 translates to MFTARFAVDPPIPRAQKYPKDPLTQLGSSPCISHYSLPDGLRCLGHVIACRLCPALASPEQERSIFHLGVYRRDLHLSNGPSAAKHRQTYSGQVRTTFTAPDRLHVVMGTLRDLQFALQLKIEELRQRDTLIDELELELDTKDELIRRLQEELDRYRATVSLPGPSAASAACSAQIEDKQRSKRKTVISEPFTLDPVTLAMVSHRSCDKSQESQQLIQAAFLKNDLLKNLDEGEIRAIIACMHSTPISQGCYVIQEGTSGAQAYVLEEGKLEVTKDGLKLLTIEPEDMFGELALLYNCTHAYSVTAQTDSKLWVIDRKSYQTILMQSGLNSLSHSMELLSSVPFLQSLPEDAIMKMSDLMEETRYDEGDYIIRQGATGDTFYIISKGQVKVTEKKPGHEEQIILSRLSERQWFGEKALWGEDVRTANVIAAGEVTCSVIDRETFKDVIGGLVFDCSHEVQQSHEPESDSDKDPDLLSSTTLSDFQIICTLAAGEFGHVDLVQLKSDIKCLFAMRVLKKRLILNSGQREHILREGRILTETRCPFIVRLHKAFRGAECLYILTEAGLGGDLCGLLKDKGYLDECSTRFYTACVVEALDFLHRRGVVYRDVTPENVVLDERGYAKLIGSRCLKRVEVGKKTWTFCGTLGYMAPEIILNKGHSVSADLWSLGVFVFELLSNSLPFSGPDPMMILTATIRGIDQIDFPKTISRSAASLIKKLCRSNPSERLGSQRNGAKDIQKHKWFEGFNWDGLCKGTLTPPFVPKAKQPLDSSTCGHYSEGSAELCTNWNDF